In Silene latifolia isolate original U9 population chromosome X, ASM4854445v1, whole genome shotgun sequence, the following proteins share a genomic window:
- the LOC141622779 gene encoding vacuolar protein sorting-associated protein 24 homolog 1-like, translated as MHLGESVAIARTVGHLQKSEEVMKIVNNLMKAPQVAVTMQEFSKEMVKAGVIEEFVNEALDDALDSEDIEEETKEEVEKVLTELATETTAQLPVAARRVKNKAPAQSTSVKDEEPIAGGVDDEEELEAIRARLAKVRS; from the exons ATGCACCTTGGAGAAAGTGTTG CAATTGCTCGTACAGTGGGTCATTTACAAAAGAGTGAAGAGGTGATGAAAATTGTTAATAATCTCATGAAGGCTCCACAAGTAGCTGTCACTATGCAAGAGTTCAGCAAAGAGATGGTcaag GCTGGAGTTATTGAAGAATTTGTTAACGAGGCTCTTGACGATGCATTGGACTCCGAAGACATAGAAGAGGAGACAAAGGAAGAGGTTGAGAAGGTTTTGACGGAACTGGCAACAGAGACTACTGCACAACTTCCGGTTGCTGCAAGAAGAGTGAAGAACAAGGCGCCTGCACAGAGCACTAGTGTAAAG GATGAAGAACCAATTGCCGGGGGTGTAGATGATGAGGAAGAACTGGAAGCAATAAGAGCACGACTTGCTAAAGTGAGATCATAA